The stretch of DNA TGGTCTTTTTCGTGGAACCTCTCCAAATTGTGTTGAGTTGTTGagttgggggggggggtctcccCAAGCTCAAGCTGTCTTCCCATGGGCTGCTGCTGCCACCTAGTGTCTAATCTCCATGTCTGCTTCAGCAGTTCGCAAGCAGGAGGGAAAGGAGGCTTGAGACAGAGGACACAGGTTCTGGAAGCGCCTGAATCATCCCTCTCTGGGCTCAGCTCCCTCCAGCCGCTTTTGTTTCAGTGTAAGCAGAAGGTGGTGTAGCTAGACCCTAGAAAATAAAGATGAGAGTCTGGAGATAAAGTTATGGAGCCTTGGGTTTGAGAGGCCATGTGGAGTAGGAGCCAGACAGGCCTGGTCCTGATCTTGATTTTACTTGTATGTCCTCAGTCTGTGTGAGTCTCAGTTTTCCTGTGTGTAAAATAGAAGCAGAGCTGTTGAGAAGATTAACTGAGCACATAGATGTAAAAGGACTGTGAAAACTGGCAAGGGCATGGTAAGAGAGATGATGAGTCACACTAATAATGACAATAACTGACAGGTCCCAGCAGCCTGGAGCCAGGCCCCCGGGCCTCATGGAAAGGGCAGGATAGGGTAGGGACTAGCATGGCCCTCCCTGAATATGGAAGTTCTGGGGCTGGCCCTACTCCTGGGGCTGCCTCAGGGGAGGTGTGGACTGCTAGAGGGTGGTTCAGCCCAGTATGAAGAAGGGGAGACAGAGGCCTAGAGAGGTTGCGGGCCTATCCTAAGCTATTGAGCTGCAGATCCAGGAACAAGAGGCCTATTGGACTAGAGCCATTATGGCCCTGGTTTTCCCCTTCTTTGGATGGGAACAACTCAAAGCTGGAGCCCAAGAGACCATGCAAGCaggaagcctccctcattgtggTACAGTGGGGACTAAGGCCCCCAGGCCCTGTTAGCCCTCCTCCTGGGCCAGCCTCTTTCCCCTCCCCCGTGCAAGTCCTCCCACATTCCTCTAGGCCACAGGAAACCCCAGCTGCAGCCCAGACTTCAAACAGCTCCTCCCTCTGGGGCAGGGGGTGTGGGAGGAGAGGCCAGAGGCCAGAGGGCAAAGGTCAGCTTTGTTCCTGCCGGAGGTGGTAAGGGACCtgggggagacagagagggagcAGGGTCAGGCCCTTGACAGCCACGCTGAGTGTGTGTGAATTCCTGTGGCCATCAGGGTTGTGTAGTTCCCGCTGTGCGCCTGTGTCTGGGGGATAACTGTGTGTCCTCGGTTTGCTTTCGCTTGCGGGCCTGACTTCTGTGTCTGAGTGTGAAGCAGTACATGTTTGTCTGTGGGCACTCAGCCTGGGATCCCACTGACATGTCTGTAGGTGCCATAACTTGTATCGCTATGTCTGGTTCATTGGCGCGGTCAAAGCTACATATCCTTATATGAAGGTGACCTGGTATGGTTCTTTGTGTCCAAGGGTGTGTCCCTCTTCTGCCTCTTCCCCTCCCATCTTTCCTCCCCATTGTCACCAAAGGATTCCTTCTGAAAAAtgaatctggctgggcacggtggctcacacctgtgatcccagcagtttgggaggccaaggcgggcagatcacttgaggtcaggcgtttgagacaaccctggccaatatggcaaaaccccgtctctattaaaaatacaaaaataagccggatgtggtggctcccgcctgtagtcccagctacttgggaggctgagtcaggagaatcacttgaagccgggaggcggaggttgcagtgagctgagatggtaccactgcactccagcctgagcaacagagtgaaactccgtctaaaaaaaaaaaaaaaaaagtgaatctgaCCTTGCTACTACCCTGCTCAAAacccttcagtggctccccattgcccAAGGCTTAGGATCCCAGCTCAAGTGTGTGGCAGACAAGACCCATGCCTGCCTTTGCCTTCTTCATCTTTAGCCACTAACCCCTCTGAAATTTCACACTCCTAGCACACCTACCTAATTGTAACTCCCTGAGCAGTCTCATTTCTTGCCTTTGAGCTCACTTAATTCTGTCCAGTCTGGAATGCCCTTTTGTTGCTTCTTTCTTTACCAAGCAAATTCTTACTCTTACTCTTACTCTTGTTTCTCGTGAATCAacacctcctctgagaagcctccCAGACTTCCCCCAGCCCAGTTGAGTTAGGACTCTCCCCTGTTCTCCCACATAGCTTTATTGTCATTTTCTGCCTGCATCTGTCGCATTAGCACCCATCACCATGAAACTGTGACCTCTTTGAGAGCAGGAACTGTGCCATACCTCCTGTCCTGTGGTGGGAAGTTTTTGAAAAGACCTGGTTCTCTCATCCCAGGGGAAAGTTTCTTGCAGTTTTGGATGTAGTACTCAGAGTCACCACTAGAGAGAGTGTGAGCATCACTGCAGGACCAtccaggctgtgtgtgtgtgtgtgtgtgtgtgtgtgtgtcttcgaTACTGTACCTGGAAGACAACTACTGGAGTGGAGAGAGGATCCACTCAGCTCAGTCCTGGAGCAGTGGGATCCAGATTAGATTCCATTCCCCACAATGAGTCCTGGGTCCCccagatttcttctttcttttccccacaactcAGAGCCCATACCCCTTGGTTTTCCCCCTCCTACTTCTTGCCTCTGACTCTCCGTCCCTCTTCTTCCATGCCTCATCTTCACCCTCAGCCCTCCCATGCCTAATTATTGGCACTTGCCTAGGCTGAATGGGCCTTACTCTACCatacctctgggcctttgcacatgctgttccctctgctggaGATGACCTCACCCTCTGGCTGCTTCATCAAGCAGATTTTTATTTCACAGACTCCAAGAAATCCCCCAGACTTGGCTCCCAGACTGACCTTGCCCCTAAGTGTTGTCATTGTTTACTGTTCTGCCTCCTAGACAGGACCAGCCTACAGGAGACATCAGTAGATGTGTGTGAAATTAATAAATGACTTAGTACTTTTACGAGTACAATCCTCAGCATGTATGGAGCTACCCCTGAGCCCTGTGTGCACCAGGCCCTTCCTGGTCCTGACTCTGGGTCCATATGACACTTTCCCAGGCTGCTccttcaaataaagaaatatgacCCGGGGAACACATGAGActttgagttcaaatcctggctctaccatcCGCCTGTATGACCTTGAGCCAGTGTTGTAGCCTCTCAGAGTcttgtttcctcttttgtaaaatggggataatcacaCATCTGTGCTGCCTTGTGGTGAAGATCAAATTAGACGATGCATGCGAAATACCCAGCATTAGTCAATTAGGTGTCCTCTTCCCCCACCATGAACTTGGAAATAAAATTGCCCTCTGAGTCTTAAACAGTAAAATCCACGCATCACGGAGGAGAAGAGCCAGGTGGGGGAGTGAATGAGGCGAGAGATGGTTTTGTAAACGACTGAAGAGTTTTGTGAACGGTGCAAACCGCAATCAAGGTGacccgcctgtaatctcagggaGGCAGGGCGAGGATGTGATTGAAATTGAGAAAGCAGAAGCCTAATCAATTGCATTGTGCTCTATCTGAAGGGAACAGAAGGCAGCACAGAAAATGGGGTGCAAGGGAGAATTCATCTAGCTGTTTCAGAGGGAGAGACAAGGAAGGCACCAGTAGACACAGGGATTCCAGGCTCAGGAGGCCCTGGTCTCTACTGAGGACCAGTGAGGGGCCTGGTGAACTCCGGGTGGTTCACTGCCCTGCTGGGCTTTCGTTGAAACCAAACAGGCATCCGGGTACCAGACAGAGCCCTGTAGGGCGGACAAGAATATTCTGGTCCCTGAAAAAGGCTATGGAGACTGAGAGCACTGATTTTGGAGTCAAAAGACTTGGTGTAAGCCCCTGCTCTGCCACTTCTGTCCTGCTGATTCACTTcactatgcctcagtttcctcattagcaACATGAAGATACAACAAACTCCTCCTCATAGGGATCTGCGAGGATAAAATGGCAGCATGCATGCACTTAGCAGgatgcctggcacagagtcaaCAATTTGCAAATGGTAGTGACAAAGAGAATTAACATGTATTGATCATTTGATTACTatttcagagatgaagaaatCGAGGCTTGGAGAGGTGAAAAATTTACACtaaatcacacagctagtgagtggtgGAGGCAGGATTCACACCAGGCACTACAGCTCCAGAGCCATGCTCTTCTCTGCTTATTTCATGGCAGGTAGAATCACTGACCTCTGGCTTATACATCAGGCTCTTGTGAGTTTGGTCAACCAGAAACTGTAGCCCTTGGGAAGCCTTGGCCCCTGAGACTTTTTCTGTAGAGCTAAGTCTCCCACCCCTATGACAACCCCTCTGAGCAGCCATTTGGCTTCTCTCCATCTTATTGCTCTCATTCAGCAACCCCCAGCACAGGGCAGGACACAGGGAATTCTCAATCTGCATTGATCgtcttatctttctttcctttaggtCACCCAGCATAGGAGGATTTCCAGGGAATCTTCCCACCAATAACTAGAGGAGGAAggatcatacacacacacacacacacatacacacacacacacaacacaccccACAGATGCTCTCTTCTCAAAGCCTAGAGGCAATGAAGTCTAGTGAAAAGACTATGAGCTTTGGTGTAAGatctaggttcaaatcctagctctgtcaCATACAGCTGCATGCCCTTGGTACATCATGTaacccctgagcctcagttttttcacctACAAATGGGACTAATCACAGAACCAGGCTCAGGACtggattaaaatgaaaagatagcTGTAAATACATCTGACATTCAGAGGACACTTAATAaatgagttattattattacagttttCCTCCTCTGCTTGACTATGAACTCCTCCTCCAGTGCAGGGACAGGTCTTATTCATGTTTGTGTTCCCAAGGTCCTCCTTAGCAAAGAGTCAATGCTTTGCAGAGTCAATACTCAGTAATGATTTGCCAATTGCAGCAGTGATTCCCAGCTTCCAGACTCCTTCCCTGTCCTTTCCCTTAGTAAGTCAGATGGTCAACAAAAATTTACTGACGGGAGAGGTGGGAATCTTTATTCCCTGCTCCTCTTGTTTCCACACGGAGGCATTTCAGCTTCCAGAGTTTCTCTAAGGGGAACGAGGGAGTGTGAAGATTCATCGTGGCACAGGTGCACTGCAGGTTGTTCAGCATCCCTGATCCCTACCTGTAGgagccaaacaaaacaaactgccTCCAAACCTCTCCAAAAGCTCCCTTGGGGACAAAACTCCCCTAGTGAGATACAGTGAGTTAGACTAACCCTCaggcctctcctctctcctcccctctcttctctcctcttttggagaatctgacagCTCCAGAGGTTCCACTGTGGTCTTCCTCCTTGCCGTGGCAAAGGAGGCCTAAGGTTGTCCCACTGCGCCTGTGATGAATGGCAAATCCAACGAACTCAGATAAAGAATTAGCAAACCTACTGTACACAGATTGAAGGCCACATCAGTAACAAAggggacattttaattttaatgtatcttcagttgcttgcctttttttttttttttttttttttgagacagagtcttgctctgtcgcccaggctggagtgcagtggtgcaatcttggctcactgcaagctctacttcccaggttcatgccattctcctgcctcagtctcccgagcagctgggactacaggcgcccgccaccacgtgggcctggctattttttttttttttttcgtatgtttagtagagacggggtttcactgtgttagctaggatggtctcgatctcctgacctcgtgatccgcctgcctcggcctcccaaaatgctgggattacaggcttgagccactgcacctggccagttgcTTGTCTTCTAAACTCAAAAGCAGATGAGCAGTGGGACTCTGGGTGTTCTAAAACTCCACACCTTGGATGCCCCGTGCTTGGTAGGCATTAGGGCCCTCTCTCAGCTTCCCCTGCTGCTGCCTGTGGCCAAATCTGTCCGTTCACCTCCCATTGACCACCCTCCCTCCCAAAGGAAAGTTCAAGAGTATTTCATGGCTTGAGGATTCATATtgtcattttacttatttacagAATCAATAAACCAACGCATACACACTATTCAGAGAGGTGGGAAGCACTCCACAACCTTCTCCCTCAAATCTGGGCCCAGACCCCAGTCCTGGAGCACTGCATCCACCCAGTAGGAAAGGGGTCCAACCAAGACTTTTCCTGACTTTGTAACTTACAGACACAAGAGAATTGAGGGTAGAAGGGAAATTCTTGGCACCTGGACTGGAGTGGGATAAAAGGAGAGTAGGAAAGCAGTGATaggagagaagtgaggaaggTACATACAGTTTTATAAATAACTAGACAAGGTCTGAGCACTTTGGGTGCGGGTGGAGTGAGAAAGGCTAGAGGCATGTAGGGGCCTAagtgggaaaggaagaaatagtgCTTGGGGCCAGAGCGGATGAGGGATCAGCTCTGGGCCTCCTTTTgccccatctgtaaagtgagtgAGTTGCCCTAGGTGGTGTCAGAGCAGGCCGCCTCCTCGGAGATGCTAGGACTCTATGGGCTTCTAAGCCAGCCTAGGGACTTTGGAAAAAGAGCTCTGGGGATTGGCAAGGACTGGGGGTCACCACCAGAGAGGTGGTTGATGCCCGGACAGGCTATGTCTGATCCCCGGGCTGGTACTGTGGTTCGGTGGAGGTGAAGTAGTCCTCCAGGAAGGACTGCAGGTACTCAAAGGTGGGCCTCTCCTCCGGGTCCAGACGCCAGGTCTGTTCCATGGCCTCATACAGGGACGCTGGGCAGCCTGGAGGGCATGGCATGTGGTAGCCCTGCTCCACCTGTTCCAACACTTCCCGTTTACTCATGCCTGAAGGATGGGGCTCTGTCAGTCAAAGGGCCAGCCAGGAGGAAGCCTTTCCCTGTGACCATTCCCTACCCCAGCCCTACCCCTGGCGAGGCAAACCTGGGTAGGGGATTCGGCCCTTGGTGATGAGTTCCGTGAGCAGGATCCCGAAGGACCACACATCTGACTTGATGGTGAATCTGCCAAAGAGGGCAGCTTCTGGGGCTGTCCACCTGATGGGGAACTTGGACCCTGGAGAGGATGGGGGAGCAGGGAAAGTGAGTGAGGGGGTCCCTGGAAACAGCTGGATTAAGAGGATGgggtctgggcgcagtggctcatatctgtaatcccagcactttgggaggccaaggcaggcggatcatttgaggtcaggagtttgagaccagcctggccaacatggtgaaaccccatctctactaaaaatacaaaaattagccgggcatggtggcaggtgcctgtaatcccagctactagggaggctgcagcaggagaaccgcctaaacccaggaggtggaggttgcaataacctgagatcgcactgctgcactccagcctgggtgacagtgagactccgtctcaaaaaaaaaaaaaagagagagagaatggagacTTTAGGGATGAGGATCTTGGGGATCCTGAGCATAAGGGTCTCTGGGCGTAGTAGAAAGGACATGGTATCTAGtcaacacctactatgtgtcgaGTATAGTGATGGGCACGTTCCAAACATTGCAATAATTCTCATCCTAATAACAGCCAATACTTGGCTAGCCTttcctgtgtgccagacactgttttaagTGATATgcatgcattaactcatttaaccctcacaaaacCTCCATGAGATAGagactcattttacagatgagggaaaggAAGCACTGATtagttaggtaacttgcccagaTCACAGAGTTAATACCTGGCTAGGATCCATACTCAGGCATTCTGGCTAGAGAAGTCCCACTGTTGCACGTCATTGTCTTTCATTTAAGAATTATAGCTGTGCCTGTCACATAGCAGGTGCCTGGTAAACATCTGCTGATTTGCTGTTATCTGAATATTTtcactttacagaagagaaaaggcAGCTTCCAGAGgtcaggtgacttgcccaaggccacatggcTGGTAAGTGGCCGACCTGGGATTTGAGCCCAGAATTGCCTCTCATACTACATCAGGATGGGGGTGACTCGGGTGACCTGGGGTGAAGAAGGGTTCCTGAGTGTGTGGGGCCCCATGGAAGTCCCTTGTTGCATGGGGAGCTCTTGGAAGGTGGAGTGAGGCAGGGCACCTTGGCAGGGGTTGTACTCATCGTCCTTGATGAGACGGGCCAAGCCGAAGTCTGCGATCTTGCACACCAGCCGCTCCCCGACCAGGATGTTGGCTGCCCTCAGGTCGCGGTGAATGTAGTTCATGCGTTCCATGTAGGCCATGCCCTCAGCTACCTGGGGGGCCAAAGTGTGGAGAGATGGGAGCTCATGTGGACTCACAGCACCGTGGCCTGTGTGAAGGGTGAGGGACCATTTGAAAAACCCACTTTCCAGagggggagactgaggcccagaaagagaGGCAGTACCTCTCAGGCACAGCTGGAGGCACAGCTGATGCAGTGGGCGGGGCCGCCCTCCCAGGCGTTTGAAGGGACAGAGAATTTGTGAACAGTTAATAGGTAGGAGGTCCGGGAGGTAAAGGCTGCTGGCCCAGTTACCTGGGCTGCCATGTCCACCAACTGGGGCAGCCTCAAATCCTGGCCCTCCGGGTTCTTGAGGAAATCCAGCAAGCTGCCTGGGAAGAGGAAGCCAGAACGTCAGCGGCAAACCCCTAGCCcgggccccagcccctcctcctctcGCTTGGCCCCGCCCCTCCATCCCCGCCCACCTGGACCCGCCCCTCACTTAGGACCCCGCGGGTATCTCAACCCCTCACTTGTCTCGCCCTGGCCCTGCTGCCAGACACGGACTCTGCCCACATCTCGTTTCTTCTGTTCCTTGGTGCCCCGGACACGACCCACTCAGACTCCGCCCCAGACCCTCCCTCATTCCCGATTCTGCCTTCGTTAGCCCAAGCCCCACACCCCCAACACCAGAGGCGCCGCCCCCAGCCCCAGATCCGTAGTGGTCTCACTCGGCCCGGCTCCCACCTCAGCGCTCCAGTCGTTTTACACACCTGGTCCCTTAGTGGGACTCTACCCATTGTCCCTCGTCCCTCACAGATCGCGTCCCAGGTCCCACGCCTGAAAACTCCCCTCTTAACTTCACCCCAAATCCCGCCCGACCAGGCTCCGCCTCCTGACCGTGACACATGAACTCGGTCACGATGTAGATGGGCTCCTCCGACACGACGGCGTACAGCTGCACCAGCTTGTCGTGCCGCAGCAGCTTCATGACCTgcgcctcctccaggaaggcctTCGGGGACATGGTGCCTGGCTTCAGCGTCTTCACCGCCACCTTAGTGCTGCCGTTCCACGTGCCTGCTCGGAGGCTGTCTTGTCAGGACCCTCTCCCCCATCCCAGGCCCTCGCCCCGGCCCCCGGGAGCTCCGTACCCAGCCACACATCCCCAAAGCAGCCGGTGCCCAGCCGGCGCTCCAGCGTGATGGAGCTGCGGCTGATCTCCCAGGCGTCCTTAGCCAGGCCCAGCGTCTGCGGCTTCATGATGGTGCAGGGCGCGGTGAGCAGGTTGCACAGCCCGTCATTCACCTCTAGGGGAGGGGTCATGGGGTAGTCACAGGAGGGCCAGGACACCCCTTTCCACTCCTTATCCTATCCCAGCCTGGTGCCAGACCCTAAGATCAGTTATAAGGAACTATGCCCCAAATGAGGTCACAGGCCAGGAAGAAAGGCAACTCGACCCACTGAATAGGGGAACATGTTGGTGCCCAAGGAAGGGAGTGGCACCCAGAGGGAGAGATGATCCCTGTAAGCCTTTTGTAAGGCCTGGGGGCCTTCCCATAGGAGGTAGCCTCCAGCTGGGCCTTGAAGGATAAGGTGGGATTCTCACAGGTGGAAATGGGGTTGGGGATTCCAGGCAAAGGTGTGGACATGAGGCCCATGGTCTTCCATGGACCTCATCCTTGACATAACCAATCAAGGCAGAAACGTGGGCATTGACTCCTGCCTTGCCTTCACCCCCACAGCCAATTCTCCACCAAGTCAGGCCTATTCTGCCTCCTACCCAGCTTCAGAATCATCTGCTTCGTCTTTACTCCACTGCCACCAATTTAGTCTCCACCACCTCTCACCTGGACAACAGCCCCTGCCTTCTGATGGACCCCTCATTCTGCCTTGTCCCCTGGCATCCAAGCTCCACCAGCAGCCAGAGTTTCTCACAAAAGTGAGACCAGCCTCTGTCACCCCCTGCTCAGGGCCCTGTGATGATGGCTCCCTGTCTGCCCACAGGGCAGTCCTGGTGCCTTGGTGGGGCATTCAGGTGGCACAAACACTCCATCAAGTTTCCAAAAATTGAGGCCTTGCGGCAAGAAACTGACCAATGC from Rhinopithecus roxellana isolate Shanxi Qingling chromosome 12, ASM756505v1, whole genome shotgun sequence encodes:
- the FGR gene encoding tyrosine-protein kinase Fgr; the encoded protein is MGCVFCKKLEPAATAKEDAGLEGDFRSYGTADHYGPDPTKAQPASSFVHIPNYSNFSPQAINPGFLDSGTIRGVSGIGVTLFIALYDYEARTEDDLTFTKGEKFHILNNTEGDWWEARSLSSGQTGYIPSNYVAPVDSIQAEEWYFGKIGRKDAERQLLSPGNPQGAFLIRESETTKGAYSLSIRDWDQTRGDHVKHYKIRKLDTGGYYITTRVQFNSVQELVQHYMEVNDGLCNLLTAPCTIMKPQTLGLAKDAWEISRSSITLERRLGTGCFGDVWLGTWNGSTKVAVKTLKPGTMSPKAFLEEAQVMKLLRHDKLVQLYAVVSEEPIYIVTEFMCHGSLLDFLKNPEGQDLRLPQLVDMAAQVAEGMAYMERMNYIHRDLRAANILVGERLVCKIADFGLARLIKDDEYNPCQGSKFPIRWTAPEAALFGRFTIKSDVWSFGILLTELITKGRIPYPGMSKREVLEQVEQGYHMPCPPGCPASLYEAMEQTWRLDPEERPTFEYLQSFLEDYFTSTEPQYQPGDQT